A single genomic interval of Mycobacterium sp. DL592 harbors:
- a CDS encoding ImmA/IrrE family metallo-endopeptidase produces the protein MSASRQVTKAVNDVLDLAPRHGEVSLVRLVAAVSKQQGRPIEITMADLPPGVCGQWRQYADHDVFLIQHGLPTWDRTLAHELGHLVLGHYGIPVTEAARDVAEVASDDLIGYMLNQRTGCMGPSGEDAEQEAEDFAALLLYRLGRLPSDRSSIVQVRLGEAFG, from the coding sequence ATGTCGGCCAGTCGCCAAGTGACCAAGGCGGTGAACGACGTCCTGGACCTGGCTCCCCGGCACGGCGAAGTCTCGCTGGTCCGCCTGGTGGCGGCCGTCAGCAAGCAGCAGGGCAGGCCCATCGAGATCACCATGGCCGATCTGCCGCCCGGGGTGTGCGGCCAGTGGCGCCAGTACGCCGACCACGACGTATTCCTGATCCAGCACGGCCTGCCGACCTGGGACCGCACCCTGGCCCACGAACTGGGCCACCTGGTCCTGGGCCACTACGGCATACCCGTCACCGAAGCGGCCCGCGACGTGGCCGAAGTGGCCAGCGACGACCTGATCGGCTACATGCTCAACCAGCGCACCGGGTGCATGGGCCCCAGCGGCGAGGACGCCGAGCAGGAGGCCGAGGACTTCGCGGCGCTTCTGCTCTACCGGCTCGGCCGGCTCCCGTCGGACCGGTCCTCGATCGTGCAAGTCCGCCTCGGAGAGGCGTTTGGTTGA